One segment of Brassica napus cultivar Da-Ae chromosome C3, Da-Ae, whole genome shotgun sequence DNA contains the following:
- the LOC106379067 gene encoding transcription factor MYB46-like, whose product MRKPEVASAATHQVKKMKKGLWSPEEDSRLMQYMISSGQGCWSDVAKNAGLQRCGKSCRLRWINYLRPDLKRGAFSPQEEELIIRFHSILGNRWSQIAARLPGRTDNEIKNFWNSTIKKRLKKMSDTSNLVNNSSSSPDTSDLSNNTTSSLELKDIIGSFMSLQEQGFINPSFTNTPITNNNPFPAPHMISHPCNDDFNKYADGFYGVNTGLQGEIYFPPLECQEGDWYKADINNHLEVMNTNGAENVPESMRMEEYWDLDQLMSTEVPSFHFNFKQST is encoded by the exons ATGAGGAAACCAGAGGTAGCAAGTGCAGCCACTCATCAagtaaagaagatgaagaaggggTTATGGTCTCCAGAAGAAGACTCAAGGCTGATGCAATATATGATAAGCAGTGGGCAAGGGTGTTGGAGCGATGTAGCCAAAAACGCAGGTCTTCAACGATGTGGCAAGAGCTGCCGTCTTCGTTGGATCAACTATCTTCGTCCTGACCTCAAACGTGGTGCTTTCTCTCCTCAAGAAGAGGAACTCATTATTCGTTTTCATTCCATTCTCGGCAACAG ATGGTCTCAGATTGCAGCACGGTTGCCTGGTCGGACGGACAACGAGATCAAGAATTTTTGGAACTCAACAATAAAGAAAAGGCTAAAGAAGATGTCCGATACATCCAACCTCGTCAACAATTCATCCTCATCACCCGACACAAGTGATTTGTCTAATAATACCACCTCTTCTTTGGAGCTTAAGGATATTATAGGAAGCTTCATGTCCTTACAAGAACAAGGATTCATCAACCCCTCTTTCACCAACACACCAATAACCAACAACAATCCATTCCCAGCACCACACATGATCAGCCACCCTTGTAATGACGATTTTAACAAGTATGCAGATGGTTTCTATGGAGTAAACACAGGGTTACAAGGGGAAATCTATTTTCCACCTTTGGAGTGTCAAGAAGGTGACTGGTACAAGGCAGATATTAACAACCACTTAGAGGTCATGAACACTAATGGAGCTGAAAATGTACCGGAAAGTATGAGAATGGAAGAATATTGGGACCTTGACCAGTTGATGAGCACTGAGGTTCCTTCGTTTCACTTCAACTTCAAACAAAGCACATGA
- the LOC106454685 gene encoding IRK-interacting protein-like, with protein MASSETRMKKGREKEEAIANGVKVRSLQAGFMQKSSPSSTYPSSCSASRPLPNLSAHDYPVFTPSYEDEPASTYYHKNLTLSEHWDESDVGLVEGDEDLDLRHTYHSDSYKTSASRNTSTPQQDSHHHHQSHVYTMSDALRSPPLHFCTSARSNCGPVSSCNEYKQRGFDTMSLNNSNLVVPLTDSHSVVVSSHPRNRGGRVMSWLFPKLKRNPNRTDISEEVFKDSGSDIEKWKLELMEANRSREAALTQVSEMRTSLGEFNEKLQYLESYCVGLKKALREAVSREKNSEMMPVSEDVMVEGFLQIVSESRLSIKQFLKTLVTEIDEEDSNLISNINALLQPHNLSFTSKHSKTIQYHLEAIVSQSVHQDFENCVFQKNGKPKLLDQEQERQANFSSFASLRNLSWSEVLKKGTKYYSEEFSSFCDEKMSLIITTLKWTRPWSEEMLQAFFVAAKCVWLLHLLAFSFKPALGILRVEENREFETSYMEDMGADRDRQRSLASRGPAWVKVMVMPGFYVQDRVLRCKVLCRYKSLG; from the exons ATGGCTTCTTCTGAAACAAGAATGAAAAAgggaagagaaaaagaagaagccatagCAAACGGAGTGAAGGTGAGGTCACTTCAAGCTGGTTTTATGCAGAAGTCAAGCCCATCCTCAACTTACCCTTCTTCTTGCTCAGCTTCTCGTCCTCTCCCCAACCTCTCTGCCCATGACTATCCTGTTTTCACTCCT AGCTATGAGGATGAGCCTGCCTCTACATATTATCACAAGAATCTCACTCTATCTGAGCATTGGGATGAATCAGATGTTGGTTTAGTGGAAGGAGATGAAGATCTTGACTTGAGACACACTTATCACTCTGATTCCTACAAAACCTCAGCTTCAAGAAACACTTCAACCCCTCAGCAAGATTCTCATCACCACCATCAGTCTCATGTTTACACCATGTCAGACGCTCTCAGATCCCCACCTTTACATTTTTGTACATCCGCTAGAAGCAACTGTGGCCCGGTCTCTTCTTGTAATGAGTACAAACAAAGAGGCTTCGACACCATGAGCTTGAATAACTCTAATCTTGTTGTTCCCTTGACTGATTCGCACTCCGTTGTTGTTTCTTCTCACCCAAGAAACCGTGGAGGCAGAGTGATGTCTTGGTTGTTCCCCAAGTTAAAGAGGAACCCTAATAGAACAGACATATCAGAAGAGGTGTTCAAGGACTCTGGTTCGGATATTGAGAAGTGGAAGTTAGAGCTGATGGAAGCAAACAGAAGCAGAGAAGCTGCGTTAACACAAGTCTCAGAGATGAGAACTTCATTGGGAGAGTTCAACGAAAAGCTTCAGTACTTGGAAAGTTACTGTGTCGGTTTAAAGAAAGCTCTGAGAGAAGCAGTGTCACGAGAAAAGAACTCAGAGATGATGCCAGTGAGTGAAGATGTGATGGTTGAAGGGTTCTTGCAGATTGTCTCAGAATCAAGATTATCCATAAAGCAGTTCTTGAAAACGTTAGTTACCGAGATAGACGAAGAAGACTCGAATCTGATTAGTAACATCAACGCTCTCCTACAACCACACAACTTATCATTCACCTCTAAGCACTCCAAGACCATTCAGTACCACTTAGAAGCCATCGTAAGCCAATCAGTACACCAAGACTTCGAGAACTGCGTCTTCCAGAAGAACGGTAAACCGAAACTTCTTGATCAAGAACAAGAACGACAAGCGAACTTCTCGTCTTTTGCTTCCTTGAGGAACTTGAGCTGGAGCGAGGTGTTGAAGAAGGGTACAAAGTACTACAGCGAAGAGTTCAGCAGCTTCTGCGATGAGAAGATGAGTTTGATCATTACAACGTTGAAGTGGACAAGACCTTGGTCTGAAGAAATGCTTCAAGCGTTCTTTGTAGCTGCGAAATGTGTGTGGCTGCTTCATTTGCTTGCCTTCTCGTTCAAGCCAGCGTTAGGGATCTTGAGGGTTGAGGAGAACAGAGAGTTTGAGACGAGTTATATGGAAGATATGGGTGCGGATAGAGACAGGCAGAGATCGTTAGCGTCACGTGGACCAGCATGGGTTAAGGTTATGGTGATGCCTGGGTTTTATGTTCAAGATAGGGTTTTGAGATGTAAGGTTCTTTGCAGGTACAAGTCATTAGGGTGA
- the LOC106379076 gene encoding uncharacterized protein LOC106379076 isoform X1, whose product MEKFLVPREPSPPKPTTVKRRRRPWKRSLIELNGRLESHYRHELYTLLAHSYSEIGKFPHLYHLNEGPCHTHISEILHGIDSSSTGGVAGLEFDSQGIYIVSVTRSGCLTVHDFDSLYCHSKLPPGSVEDESKHVVHLSFPPGREFNVARWNPTNQNEVACTSRKRDKVSIFDISYMSPKPTEELQTRQKLSIIGRKTSSGLSDVAITSNGDSRIFSPDTLGTVHVWDRRAGVSPCIELSTNRYDSLKSIQIHVDNQTIFGAGKEGIIHIWDLRGGTNSTAFQSRKDMSHLPLASLHLAPMLQKIASLKAQSEIVPKEIHSINVNPSAPHQLAFHLDDGWSGVLDIYKSEVTHVHCPPPAWLDGSNSSADLILRKPTWLPTSSIYVAGSMSEKGIHFLDFHPSSRSPCHVDYDEDSQRDEKRDKCNHSNKFVSLSESVTGCAAHPLNSMIVAGTQKSSLLLIAQRHCSSTSETVEGEL is encoded by the exons ATGGAGAAATTCTTGGTTCCGAGAGAGCCGTCGCCGCCAAAACCCACAACTGTAAAAAG AAGGCGGCGACCATGGAAGCGATCTCTAATCGAATTGAACGGACGATTGGAATCACACTACCGACACGAATTGTACACTCTCCTTGCTCATTCCTACTCCGAg ATTGGGAAATTTCCACACCTTTATCACCTGAACGAGGGACCGTGTCATACCCAT ATTAGCGAGATCCTACACGGCATAGATTCCTCCTCAAC GGGAGGCGTTGCTGGGCTTGAGTTTGACAGCCAG GGAATATATATAGTCTCTGTTACAAGATCAGGATGCTTGACCGTCCATGATTTTGACTCTCTATATTGCCACAGTAAGCTTCCCCCAG GTTCTGTGGAAGATGAGAGTAAGCATGTTGTTCATTTGTCTTTCCCTCCGGGTAGGGAATTCAATGTGGCTAGATGGAATCCCACAAACCAGAATGAG GTAGCTTGCACATCGAGGAAACGTGATAAAGTCTCTATCTTCGACATCAGTTACATGTCTCCCAAACCAACTGAG GAATTACAAACTAGACAGAAGCTCTCGATTATTGGCCGCAAAACTTCTAGTGGTTTATCTGATGTTGCAATTACTAGCAATGGAGATTCAAG AATATTTTCTCCAGATACGCTTGGTACAGTTCATGTGTGGGATAGAAGAGCAGGCGTGTCTCCATGCATTGAACTTTCAACAAACAGATATGATTCGCTCAAGAGTATTCAGATACACGTTGATAATCAG ACTATTTTTGGAGCTGGTAAAGAAGGAATCATTCATATTTGGGACCTTCGTGGAGGAACAAACTCTACTGCTTTTCAGAGCCGCAAAGAT ATGAGCCACTTGCCTTTAGCATCTTTACATCTTGCACCGATGCTACAGAAGATTGCATCTCTTAAG GCACAGTCAGAAATCGTCCCCAAGGAAATCCATTCCATCAATGTAAACCCATCTGCTCCTCATCAACTGGCATTTCACCTTGACGATGGTTG GTCCGGTGTTCTTGACATTTATAAATCTGAAGTTACTCATGTACATTGCCCTCCTCCAGCTTGGTT GGATGGTTCCAACAGTTCAGCTGATTTGATCTTGCGGAAACCAACATGGCTGCCAACATCATCT ATTTATGTGGCTGGGTCCATGAGCGAGAAAGGGAttcattttcttgattttcatcCAAGCTCTAGGTCCCCTTGTCACGTTGACTACGA TGAGGATTCGCAGAGAGACGAGAAGAGAGACAAGTGTAATCACAGTAACAAGTTTGTTTCACTGTCTGAATCTGTCACGGGTTGTGCTGCGCATCCTCTCAACAGCATGATCGTAGCTGGAACTCAG AAATCGTCGCTGCTATTGATCGCGCAGAGACATTGCTCATCAACATCAGAAACTGTAGAAGGTGAACTGTAG
- the LOC106379076 gene encoding uncharacterized protein LOC106379076 isoform X2: MEKFLVPREPSPPKPTTVKRRRPWKRSLIELNGRLESHYRHELYTLLAHSYSEIGKFPHLYHLNEGPCHTHISEILHGIDSSSTGGVAGLEFDSQGIYIVSVTRSGCLTVHDFDSLYCHSKLPPGSVEDESKHVVHLSFPPGREFNVARWNPTNQNEVACTSRKRDKVSIFDISYMSPKPTEELQTRQKLSIIGRKTSSGLSDVAITSNGDSRIFSPDTLGTVHVWDRRAGVSPCIELSTNRYDSLKSIQIHVDNQTIFGAGKEGIIHIWDLRGGTNSTAFQSRKDMSHLPLASLHLAPMLQKIASLKAQSEIVPKEIHSINVNPSAPHQLAFHLDDGWSGVLDIYKSEVTHVHCPPPAWLDGSNSSADLILRKPTWLPTSSIYVAGSMSEKGIHFLDFHPSSRSPCHVDYDEDSQRDEKRDKCNHSNKFVSLSESVTGCAAHPLNSMIVAGTQKSSLLLIAQRHCSSTSETVEGEL; this comes from the exons ATGGAGAAATTCTTGGTTCCGAGAGAGCCGTCGCCGCCAAAACCCACAACTGTAAAAAG GCGGCGACCATGGAAGCGATCTCTAATCGAATTGAACGGACGATTGGAATCACACTACCGACACGAATTGTACACTCTCCTTGCTCATTCCTACTCCGAg ATTGGGAAATTTCCACACCTTTATCACCTGAACGAGGGACCGTGTCATACCCAT ATTAGCGAGATCCTACACGGCATAGATTCCTCCTCAAC GGGAGGCGTTGCTGGGCTTGAGTTTGACAGCCAG GGAATATATATAGTCTCTGTTACAAGATCAGGATGCTTGACCGTCCATGATTTTGACTCTCTATATTGCCACAGTAAGCTTCCCCCAG GTTCTGTGGAAGATGAGAGTAAGCATGTTGTTCATTTGTCTTTCCCTCCGGGTAGGGAATTCAATGTGGCTAGATGGAATCCCACAAACCAGAATGAG GTAGCTTGCACATCGAGGAAACGTGATAAAGTCTCTATCTTCGACATCAGTTACATGTCTCCCAAACCAACTGAG GAATTACAAACTAGACAGAAGCTCTCGATTATTGGCCGCAAAACTTCTAGTGGTTTATCTGATGTTGCAATTACTAGCAATGGAGATTCAAG AATATTTTCTCCAGATACGCTTGGTACAGTTCATGTGTGGGATAGAAGAGCAGGCGTGTCTCCATGCATTGAACTTTCAACAAACAGATATGATTCGCTCAAGAGTATTCAGATACACGTTGATAATCAG ACTATTTTTGGAGCTGGTAAAGAAGGAATCATTCATATTTGGGACCTTCGTGGAGGAACAAACTCTACTGCTTTTCAGAGCCGCAAAGAT ATGAGCCACTTGCCTTTAGCATCTTTACATCTTGCACCGATGCTACAGAAGATTGCATCTCTTAAG GCACAGTCAGAAATCGTCCCCAAGGAAATCCATTCCATCAATGTAAACCCATCTGCTCCTCATCAACTGGCATTTCACCTTGACGATGGTTG GTCCGGTGTTCTTGACATTTATAAATCTGAAGTTACTCATGTACATTGCCCTCCTCCAGCTTGGTT GGATGGTTCCAACAGTTCAGCTGATTTGATCTTGCGGAAACCAACATGGCTGCCAACATCATCT ATTTATGTGGCTGGGTCCATGAGCGAGAAAGGGAttcattttcttgattttcatcCAAGCTCTAGGTCCCCTTGTCACGTTGACTACGA TGAGGATTCGCAGAGAGACGAGAAGAGAGACAAGTGTAATCACAGTAACAAGTTTGTTTCACTGTCTGAATCTGTCACGGGTTGTGCTGCGCATCCTCTCAACAGCATGATCGTAGCTGGAACTCAG AAATCGTCGCTGCTATTGATCGCGCAGAGACATTGCTCATCAACATCAGAAACTGTAGAAGGTGAACTGTAG
- the LOC106379084 gene encoding uncharacterized protein LOC106379084 isoform X2, protein MDESDSDPGSYPIPPASVHLASFSSLTPPPPARLLLSRHVTRRTRPLQSSPPLAYLSLQGLLDEASSARSIGGGGLSREEALAWELFTPYQRFLIVAVIGVAAAESKKNGVIAQLQNSVDLRDQLLSGMQQKLDALCKQLNHTKDQSGNGSKVVDLDDDLQSAFREKFGSENVKKIVECGCWLCDQHHHSSPSLQDKAPAGMVIDAEPEERRMSYLSDWCSSDTTAAEMHFDNLSLDQDMLSLRKECQEKDETIKDLTSFLQLTNKAGSKRETELEEIIRRKKTIIKKLKRDVLVLEEKLTRPRRWSCSAAIPSTREFPMRLDNLLYDMDVSTASSASDSETPANTPRRTVLEDVPVDSIKEKPSALGQSQKSAPDKSLVSLVKAVEPPSVVSPSPIQKPVSVSYSSPSVRRASSSSGDSKKHRRPVQVVPRASFGSSKRWV, encoded by the exons ATGGATGAATCCGATTCGGATCCTGGATCCTACCCAATCCCGCCCGCTTCGGTTCATCTCGCATCCTTCTCATCTCTCACTCCGCCTCCTCCTGCTCGTCTCCTCCTCTCACGCCACGTCACTCGTCGTACGCGCCCACTCCAATCGTCTCCGCCCCTAGCTTACCTATCTCTTCAGGGTTTGCTCGATGAAGCCAGCTCGGCGCGATCCATCGGCGGCGGTGGACTGAGCCGAGAGGAAGCTCTCGCGTGGGAGCTCTTTACACCGTACCAGAGGTTCCTGATTGTGGCGGTTATCGGCGTGGCCGCCGCCGAGTCGAAGAAGAACGGTGTGATTGCTCAGCTCCAGAACTCGGTTGATCTCAGG GACCAGCTTCTttcaggcatgcaacagaagctTGATGCTTTGTGTAAACAGCTAAATCATACCAAGGATCAGTCTGGGAATGGATCCAAGGTGGTAGATCTTGATGATGATTTACAGTCAGCTTTCAGAGAGAAGTTTGGATCTgagaatgttaaaaaaattgtagagtGTGGTTGCTGGCTATGTGATCAACATCATCACTCCTCACCTTCTCTtcag GATAAAGCTCCCGCAGGTATGGTGATTGACGCTGAGCCAGAGGAGAGGCGTATGTCTTACTTGTCAGATTGGTGTTCTAGTGACACTACTGCTGCAGAAATGCAT TTTGATAATCTTTCACTCGACCAAGACATGCTTTCTCTCAGAAAGGAGTGTCAAGAGAAAGATGAAACGATAAAGGACCTAACTTCATTTCTTCAGTTAACCAACAAAGCTGGTTCAAAA CGAGAAACAGAGCTTGAAGAGATTATTCGCAGGAAGAAGACAATTATCAAGAAGCTCAAGAGGGACGTACTAGTGTTAGAAGAAAAG CTCACTAGGCCACGGAGGTGGTCTTGTTCAGCTGCAATCCCGAGCACCCGTGAATTCCCAATGAGACTGGACAATCTTCTTTATGATATGGATGTTTCCACAGCTTCTTCAGCCTCTGATTCGGAAACTCCTGCAAACACACCTCGAAGAACTGTGTTGGAGGATGTTCCAGTTGATTCCATCAAGGAAAAGCCCTCAGCTTTGGGACAATCCCAAAAGTCAGCGCCAGATAAATCATTGGTCTCACTTGTGAAAGCTGTGGAGCCGCCTTCAGTAGTTAGTCCATCGCCTATTCAGAAGCCTGTTTCAGTTTCTTATTCTTCTCCAAGTGTGAGACGGGCTTCTTCTTCTAGTGGTGATTCAAAGAAACATAGAAGGCCAGTTCAGGTTGTCCCAAGAGCTTCCTTTGGTTCAAGTAAGAGATGGGTTTAG
- the LOC106379084 gene encoding uncharacterized protein LOC106379084 isoform X1 produces MDESDSDPGSYPIPPASVHLASFSSLTPPPPARLLLSRHVTRRTRPLQSSPPLAYLSLQGLLDEASSARSIGGGGLSREEALAWELFTPYQRFLIVAVIGVAAAESKKNGVIAQLQNSVDLRDQLLSGMQQKLDALCKQLNHTKDQSGNGSKVVDLDDDLQSAFREKFGSENVKKIVECGCWLCDQHHHSSPSLQDKAPAGMVIDAEPEERRMSYLSDWCSSDTTAAEMHFDNLSLDQDMLSLRKECQEKDETIKDLTSFLQLTNKAGSKRETELEEIIRRKKTIIKKLKRDVLVLEEKVSQLTRPRRWSCSAAIPSTREFPMRLDNLLYDMDVSTASSASDSETPANTPRRTVLEDVPVDSIKEKPSALGQSQKSAPDKSLVSLVKAVEPPSVVSPSPIQKPVSVSYSSPSVRRASSSSGDSKKHRRPVQVVPRASFGSSKRWV; encoded by the exons ATGGATGAATCCGATTCGGATCCTGGATCCTACCCAATCCCGCCCGCTTCGGTTCATCTCGCATCCTTCTCATCTCTCACTCCGCCTCCTCCTGCTCGTCTCCTCCTCTCACGCCACGTCACTCGTCGTACGCGCCCACTCCAATCGTCTCCGCCCCTAGCTTACCTATCTCTTCAGGGTTTGCTCGATGAAGCCAGCTCGGCGCGATCCATCGGCGGCGGTGGACTGAGCCGAGAGGAAGCTCTCGCGTGGGAGCTCTTTACACCGTACCAGAGGTTCCTGATTGTGGCGGTTATCGGCGTGGCCGCCGCCGAGTCGAAGAAGAACGGTGTGATTGCTCAGCTCCAGAACTCGGTTGATCTCAGG GACCAGCTTCTttcaggcatgcaacagaagctTGATGCTTTGTGTAAACAGCTAAATCATACCAAGGATCAGTCTGGGAATGGATCCAAGGTGGTAGATCTTGATGATGATTTACAGTCAGCTTTCAGAGAGAAGTTTGGATCTgagaatgttaaaaaaattgtagagtGTGGTTGCTGGCTATGTGATCAACATCATCACTCCTCACCTTCTCTtcag GATAAAGCTCCCGCAGGTATGGTGATTGACGCTGAGCCAGAGGAGAGGCGTATGTCTTACTTGTCAGATTGGTGTTCTAGTGACACTACTGCTGCAGAAATGCAT TTTGATAATCTTTCACTCGACCAAGACATGCTTTCTCTCAGAAAGGAGTGTCAAGAGAAAGATGAAACGATAAAGGACCTAACTTCATTTCTTCAGTTAACCAACAAAGCTGGTTCAAAA CGAGAAACAGAGCTTGAAGAGATTATTCGCAGGAAGAAGACAATTATCAAGAAGCTCAAGAGGGACGTACTAGTGTTAGAAGAAAAG GTTTCACAGCTCACTAGGCCACGGAGGTGGTCTTGTTCAGCTGCAATCCCGAGCACCCGTGAATTCCCAATGAGACTGGACAATCTTCTTTATGATATGGATGTTTCCACAGCTTCTTCAGCCTCTGATTCGGAAACTCCTGCAAACACACCTCGAAGAACTGTGTTGGAGGATGTTCCAGTTGATTCCATCAAGGAAAAGCCCTCAGCTTTGGGACAATCCCAAAAGTCAGCGCCAGATAAATCATTGGTCTCACTTGTGAAAGCTGTGGAGCCGCCTTCAGTAGTTAGTCCATCGCCTATTCAGAAGCCTGTTTCAGTTTCTTATTCTTCTCCAAGTGTGAGACGGGCTTCTTCTTCTAGTGGTGATTCAAAGAAACATAGAAGGCCAGTTCAGGTTGTCCCAAGAGCTTCCTTTGGTTCAAGTAAGAGATGGGTTTAG